From a single Pseudomonas serboccidentalis genomic region:
- a CDS encoding GDP-mannose 4,6-dehydratase, translating into MKKRLFVTGLSGFVGQHLQSRLAQPDSTWELLPAATPYDLTAPQSLADLWPQLPDAVIHLAGQTFVPEAFRDPARTLEINLLGTLNLLQALKARGFQGTFLYVSSGDVYGQVAESALPITELQPPCPRNPYAVSKLSAEFLSLQWGLSEGWPVLVARPFNHIGSGQKDNFVIASAARQINRIKQGLQAPQLEVGDIDVTRDFLDVGDVISAYFALLEKGTPGQVYNICSGREQSIRSLIEQMGVLAEVDLQLVQDPARMRRADQRRVCGSHARLARTTGWTPEITTQQSLRAILSDWEQRVRQE; encoded by the coding sequence TTGAAAAAGCGTCTGTTCGTCACGGGCCTGAGTGGATTCGTGGGACAACATCTCCAGTCGCGTCTGGCACAGCCTGATTCGACATGGGAACTGCTGCCCGCCGCCACCCCCTACGATCTCACGGCACCGCAAAGCCTCGCCGACCTGTGGCCGCAATTGCCCGACGCGGTGATTCACCTGGCCGGCCAGACCTTCGTTCCCGAAGCCTTCCGCGACCCGGCCCGCACCCTCGAAATCAATCTGCTCGGTACCCTCAATCTGTTGCAGGCGCTCAAGGCGCGCGGATTTCAGGGGACCTTCCTGTATGTCAGCTCCGGCGACGTCTATGGTCAAGTTGCCGAAAGCGCCCTGCCCATCACCGAACTCCAACCGCCCTGCCCGCGCAATCCGTATGCGGTGAGCAAACTGTCAGCGGAGTTTCTCAGCCTGCAATGGGGCCTGAGCGAAGGCTGGCCGGTGCTGGTGGCGCGGCCGTTCAACCACATCGGCAGCGGGCAGAAAGACAACTTTGTCATCGCCAGTGCTGCGCGCCAGATCAACCGCATCAAACAAGGTCTGCAAGCCCCGCAACTGGAGGTCGGCGACATCGACGTCACGCGGGACTTTCTCGATGTCGGCGATGTGATCTCGGCTTATTTCGCACTGCTGGAAAAAGGCACCCCGGGGCAGGTCTACAACATCTGCTCGGGCCGCGAGCAAAGTATCCGTAGTTTGATCGAGCAGATGGGCGTCCTCGCCGAGGTCGACCTGCAACTCGTCCAGGATCCGGCGCGCATGCGCCGTGCCGATCAGCGTCGCGTTTGCGGCAGTCACGCCAGGCTGGCCCGGACCACGGGGTGGACGCCTGAAATCACAACACAACAATCCCTGCGGGCGATCCTGTCCGACTGGGAGCAGCGAGTACGACAAGAATGA
- a CDS encoding class I SAM-dependent methyltransferase encodes MLSLLKKLTAATPAPAPAQPAAPVADKVDPYMLGLYDAKLSGWFNQETGELFKGFPVTADDTLLDVGCGDGGNVHFCGMRGAKIIIADIDGAKVEATRQRLSDTPARSVECHVTDCNPLPIADGTATRVVSTEVIEHVDDPAQFLAELVRVGQSGALYLLSVPHPSSEDLQKDIAAPEYFRKPNHIRIISEAQFKAMVSDAGLEIISHSQYGFYWSMWMLLFWEAKVDFSNPDHPLLNHWADTWQAVLDSPRGAQIKQALDAVVAKSQVIIARKP; translated from the coding sequence ATGCTGAGCCTATTGAAGAAACTCACGGCGGCGACGCCTGCACCGGCCCCCGCGCAACCTGCCGCCCCGGTGGCGGACAAGGTCGATCCGTACATGCTCGGCCTCTACGACGCCAAGCTCAGCGGCTGGTTCAACCAGGAAACCGGCGAGCTGTTCAAGGGCTTTCCGGTGACCGCCGATGACACCCTGCTCGATGTCGGCTGTGGTGACGGCGGTAATGTGCATTTCTGCGGCATGCGCGGGGCGAAGATCATCATTGCCGACATCGACGGCGCCAAGGTCGAGGCCACCCGCCAACGCCTGAGCGATACCCCGGCGCGCAGCGTCGAGTGCCACGTCACCGACTGCAACCCGTTGCCGATTGCCGACGGCACCGCTACCCGGGTGGTGTCCACCGAAGTCATCGAGCACGTCGACGACCCGGCACAGTTCCTCGCCGAACTGGTGCGGGTCGGCCAGTCCGGTGCGCTGTACCTGCTGAGCGTGCCGCACCCCAGTTCCGAAGACTTGCAGAAGGACATTGCAGCGCCGGAGTATTTCCGCAAGCCCAACCACATTCGCATCATCAGCGAAGCGCAGTTCAAGGCGATGGTCAGCGACGCCGGGCTGGAGATCATCAGCCACAGCCAGTACGGTTTTTACTGGTCGATGTGGATGCTGCTGTTCTGGGAAGCCAAGGTCGATTTCAGCAACCCGGATCACCCGTTGCTCAATCATTGGGCCGACACCTGGCAAGCGGTACTCGACTCGCCCCGTGGCGCGCAGATCAAGCAAGCGCTGGATGCGGTGGTGGCGAAAAGTCAGGTGATCATTGCCCGCAAGCCCTGA
- a CDS encoding glycosyltransferase gives MLIIIHSETNKSNIQQNLGRPEYSYYFVLKEFRPVLERLGQVIEVSNPDELVDRLYFDCLSRGEACVFLSFSPPHRTPIHYACPTIPVFAWEFSTIPTESWHGEPRHDWRVVLNACGMAITHSSFTVDAVRDVMGADYPICAIPAPVWDRFAARGAQLRKQPVVEAVQLKLRGLLLDSRTVDLRAYGPPGLCEGTPLSFAGPAQDCQLQLDGVVYTSVFNPYDGRKNWQDMISGFCTTFRDVADATLVLKLTHHDIANALNDMLHHLYKNQSYQCRIVLIHGYLADADYEALVQATSYVVNSSYGEGQCLPLMEFMSCGKPAIAPLNTAMADYVDSDNAFIVDSTDELTAWPHDPRAAYRTLRYMTDWDSLCAAYRASYEVAKNDVERYARMSEHAVHNLQRFCSQASAEQRLRTFFAQRAQALEPLSVEVSSA, from the coding sequence ATGCTGATCATCATTCATTCGGAAACCAACAAGAGCAACATCCAGCAGAACCTCGGACGTCCCGAGTACAGCTACTACTTTGTGCTCAAGGAATTCCGCCCCGTGCTCGAGCGCCTGGGGCAAGTCATTGAGGTGAGCAACCCGGACGAACTGGTCGATCGGCTGTACTTCGATTGCCTGAGTCGCGGCGAAGCGTGCGTGTTCCTGTCGTTCTCGCCGCCGCATCGCACGCCGATTCATTACGCCTGCCCGACCATCCCGGTATTTGCCTGGGAGTTCAGCACCATCCCCACCGAGAGCTGGCACGGCGAACCGCGTCACGACTGGCGTGTGGTCTTGAACGCCTGTGGCATGGCGATTACCCATTCGAGTTTCACGGTCGATGCCGTCCGTGACGTGATGGGCGCGGACTACCCGATCTGCGCGATTCCTGCACCGGTGTGGGATCGCTTCGCCGCCCGTGGCGCGCAGTTGCGCAAGCAGCCAGTGGTCGAAGCCGTGCAGTTGAAGCTGCGCGGCCTGTTGCTCGACAGCCGTACTGTAGATCTGCGCGCCTACGGTCCACCGGGATTGTGCGAAGGCACGCCGCTGTCGTTTGCCGGGCCGGCGCAGGACTGCCAGTTGCAGCTGGACGGCGTGGTTTACACCTCAGTGTTCAACCCGTACGACGGGCGCAAGAACTGGCAGGACATGATCAGCGGGTTTTGCACCACATTCCGTGACGTCGCCGATGCCACCCTGGTGCTGAAGCTGACGCACCATGACATCGCCAATGCCCTGAACGACATGCTGCATCACCTGTACAAGAACCAGTCCTACCAGTGCCGGATCGTGCTGATCCACGGTTATCTGGCGGACGCCGATTACGAAGCGCTGGTGCAGGCCACCAGCTACGTGGTCAACAGTTCCTATGGCGAAGGGCAGTGCCTGCCGCTGATGGAATTCATGTCCTGTGGCAAACCGGCGATTGCGCCGCTGAACACGGCGATGGCCGACTACGTCGACAGCGACAATGCGTTCATTGTCGATTCCACCGACGAGCTCACGGCCTGGCCCCATGATCCACGGGCAGCCTACCGCACCTTGCGCTACATGACTGATTGGGACTCGTTGTGCGCGGCGTATCGCGCCAGTTACGAGGTGGCCAAAAACGACGTCGAACGCTATGCGCGGATGTCCGAACATGCCGTTCACAACCTGCAGCGGTTCTGCAGTCAGGCGAGTGCCGAACAGCGTCTGCGGACATTTTTTGCCCAGCGCGCGCAGGCCCTCGAGCCGTTGTCCGTGGAAGTTTCGAGCGCATGA
- the lpdA gene encoding dihydrolipoyl dehydrogenase — MSHYDVVILGGGPGGYNAAIRAGQLGLKAACVEGRATLGGTCLNVGCMPSKALLHASELYDAAMGAEFANLGIEVKPTLNLAQMMKQKDESVSGLTKGIEFLFRKNKVEWIKGWGHIDGPGKVTVTDDQGNKTELSAKDIIIATGSEPTPLPGVEIDNHRILDSTGALSLSEVPKHLVVIGAGVIGLELGSVWRRLGAQVTVVEYLDRICPGVDGEAGKTLQRSLSKQGISFKLSSKVTSATTSANGVQLSVEPAAGGSAELLEADYVLVAIGRRPYTQGLGLENVGLTTDKRGMLANRQHRTEAQGVWVIGDVTSGPMLAHKAEDEAMACVEQIVGKAGEVNYELIPNVIYTRPELASVGKTEEQLKAEGRAYKVGKFPFTANSRAKINHETEGFAKVLADERTDEILGVHLVGPSVSEMIGEYCVAMEFSASAEDIALTCHPHPTRSEALRQAAMNVEGMATQM, encoded by the coding sequence ATGAGTCACTACGACGTGGTAATTCTGGGCGGCGGCCCCGGTGGTTATAACGCGGCGATTCGCGCCGGCCAGCTGGGCCTGAAGGCCGCGTGCGTGGAAGGCCGCGCGACGTTGGGCGGCACCTGCCTGAACGTCGGTTGCATGCCGTCCAAGGCCTTGCTGCACGCCTCGGAGCTGTACGACGCAGCCATGGGTGCGGAATTCGCCAACCTCGGCATCGAGGTCAAACCCACGCTCAACCTCGCGCAAATGATGAAACAGAAAGACGAGAGCGTGAGCGGCCTGACCAAAGGCATCGAGTTTCTGTTTCGCAAGAACAAGGTCGAATGGATCAAGGGCTGGGGCCACATCGATGGCCCGGGCAAAGTCACGGTGACCGATGATCAAGGCAACAAGACCGAACTGAGCGCCAAGGACATCATCATCGCCACCGGCTCCGAGCCCACGCCCCTGCCCGGCGTCGAGATCGACAACCACCGCATCCTCGATTCCACCGGCGCGTTGTCCCTGAGTGAAGTACCCAAGCATCTGGTGGTGATTGGCGCCGGGGTGATCGGCCTCGAACTCGGCTCGGTATGGCGCCGCCTCGGGGCCCAGGTGACCGTGGTCGAATACCTCGACCGCATCTGCCCCGGTGTCGACGGTGAGGCCGGCAAGACCCTGCAGCGTTCGTTGAGCAAGCAAGGCATCAGCTTCAAGTTGAGTTCGAAGGTCACCAGCGCCACGACCTCGGCCAACGGCGTACAGCTCAGCGTCGAACCCGCCGCCGGTGGCAGCGCGGAATTGCTCGAAGCCGACTACGTGCTGGTCGCGATCGGCCGGCGTCCGTACACCCAGGGTCTGGGCCTGGAGAATGTGGGCCTGACCACCGACAAGCGCGGCATGCTCGCCAACCGCCAGCACCGCACCGAAGCGCAGGGCGTCTGGGTGATCGGCGACGTGACGTCCGGGCCGATGCTCGCGCACAAGGCCGAAGACGAGGCGATGGCCTGCGTCGAACAGATTGTCGGCAAGGCCGGCGAGGTCAACTACGAGCTGATCCCCAACGTCATCTATACCCGACCTGAGCTGGCCAGCGTCGGCAAGACCGAAGAGCAGCTCAAGGCCGAAGGGCGTGCCTACAAAGTCGGCAAATTCCCGTTCACCGCCAACAGCCGGGCGAAGATCAACCACGAAACCGAAGGCTTCGCCAAAGTCCTCGCCGACGAACGCACGGACGAGATCCTTGGCGTGCACCTGGTCGGCCCGAGCGTCAGCGAAATGATCGGCGAATACTGCGTGGCCATGGAATTCAGCGCATCGGCCGAAGACATCGCCCTGACCTGCCACCCGCACCCGACGCGTTCAGAAGCGTTGCGGCAGGCGGCGATGAATGTCGAGGGGATGGCGACGCAGATGTAG
- a CDS encoding Lrp/AsnC family transcriptional regulator, with amino-acid sequence MKLDAFDRKILAALQRNGRLSNVELADEIGLSASPCLRRVRMLEEAGVIRGYQANLDRDEVGLGLTVFVGVKVERHNDEQAEAFYAAVTALPEVISAFLVSGESDFLLQVVVPDLRAYDRFLSGCLLKLPGVSDIRSNFAIHTVKTPGALPLGHLPL; translated from the coding sequence ATGAAACTCGACGCCTTTGATCGCAAGATTCTCGCCGCGCTGCAACGCAACGGACGGCTGAGCAACGTCGAGTTGGCAGATGAAATCGGGCTGTCGGCGTCACCTTGTTTGCGCCGGGTACGGATGCTGGAGGAGGCCGGGGTGATTCGCGGCTATCAGGCCAATCTGGATCGTGACGAGGTGGGGCTGGGGCTGACGGTGTTTGTCGGGGTCAAGGTCGAGCGACACAACGACGAACAGGCTGAAGCCTTTTACGCGGCTGTCACGGCGCTGCCGGAGGTGATCTCGGCGTTTCTGGTGTCGGGGGAGTCGGACTTTCTGTTGCAGGTGGTGGTGCCGGACCTGCGCGCGTATGACCGCTTTCTCAGCGGCTGCCTGCTGAAGCTGCCGGGGGTGAGTGACATTCGCAGCAACTTCGCGATTCACACGGTGAAGACCCCGGGGGCGCTGCCGTTGGGGCATCTACCGCTTTAG
- a CDS encoding glycosyltransferase: MNFILYSDVNDRSISQSLGRPEYSYYFVLKAYRPVLESLGQVHVVSSAAEVDPLYRQLQLAGQDCLFVSFAPPHKTPTDLQCPVVCVIAWEYDSIPVDPRDDDSRHDWSRILARHGRAITLSRHTAQAIRRALGEDFPVLVLPTPLWEGFAGVRQQYPAAPVNPGALLQIKGCIIDSRTLGLSADGLIAPTPNEQAVEACEPVEVAAPSEPAPPPPELTLRRRAFITRHYLREGWRAAAAPNEHRLLFLLKHNLLLWYREAVRDLLPIALRRHLFRLRAPAPAVLPPDAGNSEAPAVVEHPQASLPDTTATVQTEVSGVVYVSVFNPEDGRKNWHHLITAFCWAMRDVEDATLVLKMTQNDLTTYYVHLITLLSQLSPFACRVVVMHGYLQDEEFARLYGAASFYVNASRCEGLCLPLMEFMSCARPVIAPDHTAMHDYIDERVGFIVKSSREPTIWPDDVRILYRTLRHRPDWGSLKTAYENSYAMAKNDPVAYQVMALAANERMREYCSFAPVQQRLAQFLQLTPSASPQLIAEAGTASC; this comes from the coding sequence ATGAATTTCATTCTTTACTCGGACGTCAACGACCGCTCCATCAGCCAGAGTCTGGGGCGTCCGGAATACAGCTATTACTTCGTGCTCAAGGCCTACCGTCCCGTGCTGGAAAGCCTTGGGCAAGTGCACGTCGTCTCGTCGGCGGCCGAAGTCGACCCGTTGTACCGGCAACTGCAACTGGCCGGTCAGGACTGCCTCTTCGTTTCGTTTGCTCCACCGCATAAAACCCCGACTGACCTGCAATGCCCCGTGGTTTGCGTGATCGCCTGGGAGTACGACTCGATTCCGGTCGACCCTCGCGATGATGACTCCCGTCACGACTGGAGCCGGATCCTGGCCCGCCATGGTCGTGCGATCACCTTGTCCAGGCACACGGCACAAGCCATTCGCCGGGCCCTGGGCGAAGATTTCCCCGTGCTGGTGTTGCCGACCCCGTTGTGGGAAGGCTTCGCCGGCGTGCGCCAGCAATACCCTGCTGCACCGGTGAACCCGGGCGCGTTGTTGCAGATCAAGGGCTGCATCATCGACAGCCGCACCCTCGGGTTGTCTGCCGATGGATTGATTGCACCCACGCCCAACGAGCAGGCAGTGGAGGCCTGCGAGCCGGTCGAGGTCGCTGCGCCGTCCGAACCTGCCCCTCCACCACCGGAGCTGACCCTGCGCCGGCGTGCGTTCATCACCAGGCATTACTTGCGCGAAGGCTGGCGGGCGGCTGCGGCCCCCAACGAACACCGACTGCTGTTTCTGCTCAAGCACAATCTGCTGTTGTGGTATCGCGAAGCCGTGCGCGATTTGCTGCCGATCGCCCTGCGCCGTCACTTGTTCCGCTTGCGCGCACCTGCTCCCGCAGTCTTGCCGCCGGACGCTGGCAACAGCGAAGCGCCCGCGGTGGTCGAGCATCCGCAGGCCAGCCTGCCGGACACCACCGCCACGGTGCAGACCGAGGTCAGCGGTGTGGTGTATGTGAGCGTGTTCAACCCCGAAGACGGGCGCAAGAACTGGCATCACCTGATCACGGCATTCTGTTGGGCCATGCGCGACGTCGAAGATGCCACGCTGGTGTTGAAGATGACGCAGAACGATCTGACGACCTATTACGTGCATCTGATTACCTTGTTGTCGCAGCTCTCGCCATTCGCCTGCCGGGTGGTGGTCATGCACGGTTACTTGCAGGATGAGGAGTTTGCCAGGCTTTACGGTGCGGCCAGCTTTTACGTCAACGCGTCCCGTTGCGAAGGCTTGTGCCTGCCGCTGATGGAGTTCATGTCCTGTGCCCGTCCGGTGATTGCACCGGACCACACGGCGATGCACGACTACATCGATGAACGCGTCGGCTTCATCGTCAAGTCCAGCCGCGAGCCGACGATCTGGCCGGACGACGTGCGGATTCTCTATCGCACCCTGCGCCATCGCCCGGACTGGGGCTCGTTGAAAACGGCCTACGAAAACAGTTACGCCATGGCCAAAAACGACCCGGTGGCCTATCAGGTCATGGCCCTGGCCGCCAATGAACGCATGCGCGAGTACTGCAGTTTTGCCCCGGTGCAGCAGCGTCTGGCGCAATTTCTTCAGCTGACGCCGAGTGCAAGCCCACAGCTGATCGCCGAGGCGGGGACTGCATCATGCTGA
- a CDS encoding DUF3142 domain-containing protein, whose product MRFGFSILIAALLLAACERHDAPALDQQLYIWQRQWTPAHDAALRDSRESFSTLRVLALQAFPNDGWHRARIDAPLLKHDGRPLIAVIRLDGQLKGLDQAQVTAQILQVVVDWQTQGLTLSGVEIDHDAGNARLPDYIEFLTHLRSALPASLPLSITALPAWLGSPQLPTLLATVDSSVLQVHAVSDPRRGLFDPEQARRWADDWGKVSRKPFYLALPAYGVALLPDAGGAPVVESEVPVERDGQRRELLADPLQLSTLAKALREDPPAHLAGLIWFRLPLPNDRRAWSLTTLRAVARGDALSSRLGLTFSEYDGLYDIHLANPGNLDAAWPAQLRVKARGCEGADALAGYSLQQSADLLTFTRLRDGRFPAGGQRAIGWARCAFIDQGGSHVDP is encoded by the coding sequence ATGCGGTTCGGCTTTTCGATTTTGATCGCGGCGCTGCTGCTCGCTGCTTGCGAGCGGCATGACGCCCCCGCCCTCGATCAACAACTTTATATCTGGCAACGCCAATGGACCCCGGCCCATGACGCCGCCCTGCGCGACAGCCGCGAGAGCTTCTCGACACTGCGTGTGCTGGCCTTGCAGGCCTTTCCCAATGACGGCTGGCATCGGGCGCGAATCGATGCGCCGTTGCTCAAGCACGACGGCCGGCCGCTGATTGCGGTGATTCGCCTCGACGGCCAGCTCAAGGGGCTGGATCAGGCGCAGGTCACGGCGCAGATTCTTCAGGTTGTCGTCGACTGGCAGACGCAGGGGCTGACCCTGAGCGGCGTCGAGATCGACCATGATGCCGGCAACGCGCGCCTGCCGGATTACATCGAGTTCCTCACGCATCTGCGTTCCGCATTGCCCGCGTCGTTGCCGCTGAGCATCACCGCGCTGCCAGCATGGCTCGGCAGTCCACAGTTGCCGACGTTGCTGGCCACGGTCGACAGCAGCGTGCTGCAGGTGCATGCCGTCAGTGATCCGCGCCGCGGCTTGTTCGATCCCGAGCAGGCGCGGCGCTGGGCCGACGACTGGGGCAAGGTCAGCCGCAAACCGTTCTATCTGGCGCTGCCGGCCTACGGTGTGGCGCTGCTGCCGGATGCTGGCGGGGCTCCGGTGGTGGAGAGTGAAGTGCCGGTCGAGCGCGATGGGCAACGCCGGGAGCTGCTCGCCGATCCGTTGCAACTGAGCACGCTCGCCAAGGCCCTGCGCGAAGACCCGCCGGCGCACCTGGCAGGGCTGATCTGGTTTCGCCTGCCGTTGCCCAATGACCGTCGGGCCTGGAGCCTGACCACGTTGCGCGCCGTGGCTCGCGGCGATGCGTTGAGCAGCCGGCTCGGTCTGACCTTCAGTGAATACGACGGTCTCTATGACATCCACCTCGCCAACCCGGGCAATCTCGACGCGGCCTGGCCTGCGCAGTTGCGCGTGAAGGCGCGCGGTTGTGAAGGCGCCGATGCGCTCGCCGGTTACTCGTTGCAACAGAGCGCGGATCTGCTTACCTTCACCCGCCTGCGTGACGGCCGATTTCCCGCGGGCGGACAACGCGCCATCGGTTGGGCGCGCTGTGCATTTATTGATCAAGGAGGTTCGCATGTTGACCCGTAA
- a CDS encoding acyltransferase family protein, which produces MSAKRIMDIEVLRAIAVLGVLFHHLQGSLFTDTVPLLEKVHAWAQPWWGVDLFFAISGFVIARSLIPALRGCTTRQEYWQQTRNFWLRRVFRLLPSAWLWLALILLACMFLNRSGAFGSLPANLQATLAGVLQYANFRFADSFFHYEYGSSFVYWSLALEEQFYLLFPLLILVCRRHLVWALLALIAVQLFTLRTPLLMVVRTDALALGVLLAMWSAQPSYWRWQPTFLRRPWAGVSVLIGVALLMSYMATDRFTFAPYRIGSIAVLGALLVWIASYNRDYLLPAGHLQRLMAWIGSRSYGIYLIHIPAYLLVRELIFRLQAAGLPSPAGHPILTLLIAFGLIVLLSELNYRFIEMPMRNRGAALVRRLDTSRTAVSSPGATSC; this is translated from the coding sequence GTGAGCGCCAAGCGGATCATGGACATCGAGGTGCTGCGTGCCATCGCTGTCCTCGGCGTGCTGTTCCATCACCTGCAGGGCAGCCTGTTCACCGACACCGTGCCACTGCTGGAAAAAGTCCACGCCTGGGCGCAACCGTGGTGGGGCGTCGATCTGTTTTTCGCGATCTCCGGTTTTGTCATCGCCCGCAGCCTGATCCCCGCGCTGCGAGGCTGCACGACGCGTCAGGAATATTGGCAACAGACGCGTAATTTCTGGCTGCGTCGGGTGTTTCGCCTGTTGCCCTCGGCCTGGTTATGGCTGGCGCTGATCCTGCTGGCGTGCATGTTTCTCAATCGCTCTGGCGCTTTTGGCAGCCTGCCCGCCAACCTGCAGGCGACGCTGGCGGGGGTGTTGCAGTACGCCAATTTCCGCTTTGCCGACAGCTTCTTTCATTACGAGTACGGCAGCAGTTTCGTCTACTGGAGCCTGGCCCTGGAGGAGCAGTTTTACCTGCTGTTCCCGCTGCTGATTCTGGTGTGCCGCAGGCATCTGGTCTGGGCCTTGCTGGCACTGATTGCGGTGCAACTGTTCACCTTGCGCACGCCGTTGCTGATGGTGGTGCGCACCGACGCACTGGCGCTGGGTGTGCTGCTGGCGATGTGGAGTGCGCAACCTTCGTACTGGCGCTGGCAGCCGACGTTTCTGCGGCGTCCGTGGGCCGGCGTGTCAGTGCTGATCGGTGTGGCGCTGCTGATGAGTTACATGGCCACCGACCGTTTCACCTTCGCGCCTTATCGCATCGGCTCGATTGCCGTGCTCGGTGCGCTGCTGGTGTGGATTGCCTCGTACAACCGCGATTACCTGCTGCCGGCGGGCCATCTGCAACGGCTGATGGCGTGGATCGGCAGCCGTTCCTACGGCATTTACCTGATTCACATCCCGGCCTATCTGCTGGTGCGTGAGCTGATCTTCCGCTTGCAGGCTGCCGGTTTGCCGAGCCCGGCCGGGCACCCGATTCTGACTTTGCTGATCGCCTTTGGCCTGATCGTGCTGCTCAGCGAGCTGAACTACCGCTTCATCGAAATGCCGATGCGCAATCGTGGGGCTGCCCTGGTGCGGCGCCTCGACACGTCCCGAACTGCCGTTTCATCTCCCGGAGCCACCTCATGCTGA
- a CDS encoding LysE family translocator — translation MASIWLFFLALAVVFLLPGPDMILLLQTGARQGRSAALATAVGLGIARGCHVALAALGLAALFKAAPWTFDLVRLAGAAYLLWIGIQCLRSTLLPNLNAAPDADTHGQWREAIRRGLLTNLLNPKALLFCSVLLPQFIVNDGAPVLTQFATLGMLLVGVGLLFDSAYALTGAALGRWLQHSPTAQRVQQWLFGSLLIGFAVRLTFVQQA, via the coding sequence ATGGCGAGTATCTGGCTGTTTTTTCTGGCATTGGCGGTGGTCTTCCTGTTGCCCGGCCCGGACATGATCCTGTTGCTGCAAACCGGTGCCCGCCAAGGTCGCAGCGCGGCGCTGGCGACCGCCGTGGGGCTGGGGATTGCCCGGGGCTGTCACGTGGCATTGGCGGCGTTGGGCCTGGCCGCGCTGTTCAAGGCAGCGCCGTGGACGTTTGATCTGGTGCGTCTGGCGGGCGCGGCGTATCTGCTGTGGATCGGCATTCAGTGCCTGCGCAGCACATTGTTGCCGAACCTCAATGCAGCCCCTGACGCCGACACCCACGGACAATGGCGCGAAGCGATTCGCCGTGGCTTGCTGACCAATCTGCTCAACCCCAAGGCCTTGCTGTTCTGCTCGGTGCTGTTGCCGCAATTCATCGTCAATGACGGCGCACCGGTGCTGACCCAATTTGCCACCCTCGGCATGTTGCTGGTGGGCGTCGGGCTGCTGTTCGACAGCGCCTACGCCTTGACCGGTGCTGCACTGGGCCGTTGGCTGCAACACAGTCCAACCGCCCAGCGCGTCCAGCAATGGCTGTTCGGCAGCCTGTTGATCGGCTTCGCCGTACGCCTGACGTTTGTCCAGCAGGCCTAG
- a CDS encoding class I SAM-dependent methyltransferase, whose translation MIRRLLARLRPAPLPVASAPEPLAQVSPRDVGLHDAILDGWFLPDSGELLKGFAITADDTLLDVGCGEGVATLFAVRQGASVIFTDSEHDKVRDLARQVEAQSNKPNLGLVSNSLPLPLAAGCASKVVCMEVLEHIDQPEPFMAELVRMGRPGAQYLLSVPAPVGEHLQQGIAPASYYQTPNHVQIFTEQRFAELVKNAGLVIEHRQASGFFWVMGMIFFWASERAAGRDLGGAVRDRIQAPYPPLMESWARTWQDLLAQPDGLVIKQLLDRFMPKSQVIIARKPLAGETRAGSQP comes from the coding sequence ATGATCCGGCGCCTGCTCGCACGCTTGCGCCCGGCACCGTTGCCTGTTGCATCTGCACCTGAGCCACTCGCTCAGGTCTCGCCACGGGACGTGGGCCTGCATGACGCGATCCTCGACGGCTGGTTTTTGCCCGACAGCGGCGAATTGCTCAAGGGCTTCGCCATCACGGCTGACGACACCTTGCTCGACGTCGGTTGCGGCGAAGGCGTAGCGACGTTGTTCGCCGTGCGGCAGGGCGCGTCGGTGATTTTCACCGACAGCGAACATGACAAGGTCCGCGATCTGGCGCGGCAGGTTGAAGCGCAGAGCAACAAACCTAATCTGGGCCTGGTCAGCAACAGCCTGCCATTGCCGCTGGCCGCCGGTTGCGCCAGCAAAGTGGTGTGCATGGAAGTGCTGGAGCACATCGATCAGCCGGAGCCGTTCATGGCCGAACTGGTGCGCATGGGCCGCCCCGGCGCGCAGTATCTGCTGAGTGTCCCGGCGCCGGTGGGCGAGCACCTGCAGCAGGGCATCGCCCCGGCCAGTTATTACCAGACACCCAATCATGTGCAGATTTTCACCGAGCAGCGCTTTGCCGAACTGGTGAAGAACGCCGGGCTGGTGATCGAGCATCGGCAGGCCAGCGGGTTCTTCTGGGTGATGGGCATGATCTTCTTCTGGGCCAGCGAACGCGCCGCCGGCCGTGACCTCGGTGGCGCGGTGCGCGACCGGATTCAGGCGCCGTACCCGCCGCTGATGGAGAGCTGGGCGCGTACCTGGCAGGACCTGCTGGCGCAGCCCGACGGCCTGGTCATCAAGCAACTGCTCGACCGCTTCATGCCCAAGAGCCAGGTGATCATCGCCCGCAAACCGCTGGCTGGCGAAACACGCGCCGGGAGTCAGCCGTGA